The window ATGTAATTGTGTATAGTGATCTGCCTCTCCAGCAGGCTGTATCAATTACTAAGTAGCCCATGGAAATTGGGCTGTAACAGCAAGCATTGAGTGATCTTTGAACATTAGAAGCAttcataaatattcatattgGTATAGTCTCTCTgtttttctaagatcaagtattccatagtaaatgtatggtGAACATGATCTTACAAATCGGACAGGCAATAtaaatgttaatgtttttgaaTACAATATTTGTCAAGTTTTTTTACAAGATAGAgacaattatattaaatatatattatatgccaCTGTTTTGTTGCAAACTTCCTGTGAATTCAAATGTCCCACAATCTTAGGAATGTTGCATCAACCATTTcccatttaaaaatacaaaaaatcccatcctatattgtgtatttttttaaaccataaacacacttaaataataacaaacttagaataaaaagtaacctaaaattaaaactaccaaCACAACTAAAATTAATACCTAAAAAACACAACATGGATGTTGCCCTAGCCCAATGTTCATATTAAGCTAGATCATCCAGGTCCAATCCCTGTGGAAGggttcccataaggctggctgcattcccCCTTTGGATTGCTATGCCGATCTGTTGGGCGAGGAACACGCCAGCCCTACGGTCCCGTGACGTCATTGTTTTTTTCAAAGTTGCCCAATTAATTTATGAGGGCTTGAGCaccatatttaatttgatttcagATCTTATTGGAAGAACTACTTTGAGAGCACAGACGGCGTGGCCTGGGTGGTTGACAGTGCAGATTCTAGGCGACTGGAAGGCTGCGCGAAGGAGCTGCGTACGCTGCTGCAGGAGGAACGTCTCGCCGGAGCGACATTACTGGTGCTGGCAAACAAGGCTGATCTGCCGGGAGCACTCACCTTGCAGGAGATCAGAGAGGTAACCCATTTAGTTTAACAGTCTTACATCTTACTCGTTAGGACACATTGGTGGATGATATCATATGGTGTATAGTGTTCATTTATAACTACAGTGTAATACCAACTGTTTTTTTGTACGGTTTCTTTTATTGAGGCGTGCAATAAAGAGCATTCTATTCTATAGTAATACAATCCATAAGGTTTCTTTTACTGTGAAGCACTGATAGCTGAGAGATAATGTGTATGTCTCTTGGCTACACCTTTTTGTTATGGTTGTTTTCAGAACCTGGCTCATGTTGCTGGATTTTTCGgaaattatttatgtaacatCATTTAATAGTTAGCATTAATTTGCTCTtaggtaaaggaaaacattgtgaggaaataCCCAATCTGCATAGACTGAGACATCTTTATTTGTGTCTGAAGAACTAATACCTATCCCTAGCTTACATATGTAAAACATTGTTTGTATCGTAATGAAAGCAATTGTGTTGCAGGCCCTGGACCTGGACAGCATCAAGTCGCACCACTGGCGGATCGTGCGCTGCTCCGCCGTCACCGGCGAGAACCTCCTCGAGGGCATAGATTGGATGCTGGACGACATTGCGTCGAGGATATTTTCACTAGACtagattataaaatatactcTAGATTTTACTAACTACTTACTCAAATAATTCCAATTGATGTTTATCATGGAGGGTTCAGATGAAAAATCGAAAGTTTATTTAAGTAGCCAATAAGAACCTTATTTGATTGAAAAAGGtctaaattatgtaaatattccTGCAATGAAAATTAAAAGTCGAAAATTGTATATACACCAAGTTTTTCTTATTTCCGTTAATTGCAAGGGTGCATTtctaagcttaaattaagtaactttctcaaagaaactgGTATTGTAATTGATTCCATTTCTGAgctaatcaataattattttttatcttataaggctcttacgagcgtatacacttaccttagggcctgtttacatattgattagtgtttagtaagtgtgtacatttgctactaaacgtaaatactatctcggacgattgatgttcgaaattacattgatatgtcacagagttttcaattgtttggttgaattaaatgtattgcccctgttacaacaacgctatatgcaacatttaattactttttatgaaaatatatattttttttttattaactatgccatttagtttccttaaacgttaACCCcagagttaacggaattcaataaaaacacggtgtatatgatcAACATTAGCGATATATCAAAATGTTATCGTTATTTCTGTATTGTGTTcttgaattaattttgtatggtaGGAGAAAGAAACCTTCacgcaaagaaaaaaaaaacatttcactAAAAAAAAGCTACAAATACAAAGTAGCTTTCGATAGCTCTTACCGCTCTCAGCTTGAGTTATTTTTATGCCTTGAGAAGGCACGCGACTTGGTAAAGGGGTTACCAGTCATCATTATGGACTCGTCCCTGTTTATATTCATAATACATTGCTATAGGTTTCGCGTGTTTGTATTGGTAAAAGAAATgctaaataatgttattataacAATGAACTCCTAaacttataaattttaatacgcTTCGCAAAACATTGTCCaatgttacttatttaaaagactaatttaataaaacttttacATAAAGTCAGCAGTTTATTCACTTCATAACACATCCCAATAATAATCACAGTCAGCATCACTGTGCaaacatttcaatttcaattatattatacaGTGGTAAGTTTCATACTTATACCAGTAGAGGGCAGAACAAGtcaaagaaaatataatgcCGCGAAAATAGAAATTTCGTTATCCGCCCCTCTATCGCTCGAAAATGTAAGagtaatagggaccgtgcgcgttagagggtctgccatcttgtggcctgaatcggaaccataaa of the Cydia pomonella isolate Wapato2018A chromosome 19, ilCydPomo1, whole genome shotgun sequence genome contains:
- the LOC133528414 gene encoding ADP-ribosylation factor-like protein 2, with product MGFLTILKKLRQKEKEMRILMLGLDNAGKTTILKRFNGEPIDTISPTLGFNIKTLEHRGYKLNIWDVGGQKSLRSYWKNYFESTDGVAWVVDSADSRRLEGCAKELRTLLQEERLAGATLLVLANKADLPGALTLQEIREALDLDSIKSHHWRIVRCSAVTGENLLEGIDWMLDDIASRIFSLD